The Vibrio tapetis subsp. tapetis genome segment CCTGTCAGCAACGGCAGTTAACTGGCCTTCATATTTCGACTGTAAAAAGCGCTTTGTTGTGGACTTTAATGGTACAAACCAAGAAATTCGTAACAGCCAATACGGCGCTCTAAAAGTAAAAGATGCCGTTGTCGATTGCTTTACTAAAAAGAACTTTGAACGACCATCGATCGATAAAGAGCAACCGGATCTACGCATTCATGTTCGATTGCACCGTGACAAAGCGATCTTGGGTATCGACATGGTTGGTGCTGGTTTGCACCACCGCGGTTATCGTACTGAAGCGGGGCGTGCGCCACTGCGTGAAACGCTCGCTGCTGCGATTATTTCTCGTACAGGTTGGGACAGTTCAAAAGCACTTCTTGACCCAATGTGTGGTTCGGGCACTTTATTGATAGAAGCGGCGATGATGGCGGCGAATATTGCCCCTGGTATTAATCGTCAGAGCTGGTGTTTTGAGTCTTTGAAGGACTTTGAACCAGAGCTTTGGACTGAAGTACAAGCAGAAGCAAACGTCCAAGGCCGTCGTGGCGTAAATAAAACAACGTGTCGTTTCTATGGTTTCGATAACGATGCTCGTGTATTGAAGTTAGCGAAAGACAATGCTCGTCGTGCCGGTGTGGCTTCTTTAATTGATTTTGAAATGGGTGATGCAGCGCAAATACGCAAACCTGAAGGGTTTGATCAAGGCCATATTGTCTGTAACCCGCCATATGGTGAGCGTTTAGGTACTGAGCCTGGCCTTATCGCGTTATATACAGCGTTTGGTGCGCAACTTAAAGCTGAATTTGGTGGCTGTCAGGCTTCTATCTTCTCTTCATCGGACGACTTATTGAGTTGTTTACGCATGCGTGCTGACAAGCAGTTCAAATTGAATAACGGCGCGTTACCGTGTCACCAAAAGAACTACGGTATCAGTGCGAACAGTGCAGCCAAAAAACAAGAAAATGGTGAGCAGCAGCTCATTGCACCAGACTTCTCTAACCGTCTAAAGAAAAACCTATCGAAAATCGGTAAGTGGGCAAGAAGAGAAAAGCTAGAGTGCTACCGTGTGTACGATGCTGACTTGCCAGAGTACAACGTTGCCATCGAC includes the following:
- the rlmKL gene encoding bifunctional 23S rRNA (guanine(2069)-N(7))-methyltransferase RlmK/23S rRNA (guanine(2445)-N(2))-methyltransferase RlmL, yielding MNQYLAITSNGMENLLADELKQLGIDNPKPVQAGVKFKATNEQIYRCCLWSRLASRFVRVLAEFTCQDDMDLYLSATAVNWPSYFDCKKRFVVDFNGTNQEIRNSQYGALKVKDAVVDCFTKKNFERPSIDKEQPDLRIHVRLHRDKAILGIDMVGAGLHHRGYRTEAGRAPLRETLAAAIISRTGWDSSKALLDPMCGSGTLLIEAAMMAANIAPGINRQSWCFESLKDFEPELWTEVQAEANVQGRRGVNKTTCRFYGFDNDARVLKLAKDNARRAGVASLIDFEMGDAAQIRKPEGFDQGHIVCNPPYGERLGTEPGLIALYTAFGAQLKAEFGGCQASIFSSSDDLLSCLRMRADKQFKLNNGALPCHQKNYGISANSAAKKQENGEQQLIAPDFSNRLKKNLSKIGKWARREKLECYRVYDADLPEYNVAIDIYQDHVVIQEYAAPKDVPEEKAKSRLTDVIRATIQVTGVNTNHVVLKVREKKKGSSQYQKLSQNSEFMQVEEYGVQLLVNLHDYLDTGLFLDHKLTRRKVAQMAQDKDFLNLFAYTGSATVHAACAGAKSTTTVDMSKTYLEWAKENLNINGQSGKQHQFIHADCLQWLQQAGGQYDLIFIDPPTFSNSKRMEQSFDIQRDHIQLMKDLKRLLRPEGVIIFSNNKRHFKMDLDQVAELELQAENISSKTLPLDFARNKHIHNCWILKHKA